In the genome of Vicia villosa cultivar HV-30 ecotype Madison, WI linkage group LG7, Vvil1.0, whole genome shotgun sequence, one region contains:
- the LOC131615714 gene encoding uncharacterized protein LOC131615714 isoform X1, which translates to MNIEPKTEPGSPPWSIPTNPNNFENKSIEDLIGILRGTYQFEVFDIVEGVLLSRDSSLREEIRLLQENVDLERGKLLEDLDFERLSRIQAEVDFRQREEFYEKEKGRLRESYESLMREVKVNGLAEGVRVRELREKNGKLECEVKNLKEKCVEDGKEIEVLRVKNDGLEVEVLGLREMKGKWEEDSNEICVLRKMVGDLENEVRELRKLRKKSLDDSVAIDELKRKVRVMEDDKNELVKLEVKKDELEGSVKKNLGTISELRKENGKLADEKRRVEELLESSNTRFRGLSERVRKLENDIIPLLSVDASGDRKNEGGPSVKPVVADFEDKDRDVRDNKFRNDTGEEAEDAHHSPEVAVSTQPQSKGDKGAQGASPGENSWMVYTRRPKNTIKMTGSSESKGTMQLEKNIEIINLVDDDDDDDDKCMSMSRGVHEKKVVFGNAMKIEDPTPSSTVAWQQQIKPANPLDMLKRKISFSDSESSSSTSSFDPSFLDNLAISSAVSHAKKRKV; encoded by the exons ATGAACATTGAACCCAAAACCGAACCCGGTTCACCACCGTGGTCCATTCCCACGAACCCTAACAACTTCGAAAACAAGTCGATTGAAGATCTTATCGGCATTTTGCGCGGAACGTATCAATTTGAAGTTTTTGATATCGTTGAAGGTGTTTTGTTGAGTAGGGATTCGAGTCTCAGAGAAGAGATTCGACTGTTGCAGGAGAATGTTGATTTGGAAAGAGGAAAGCTTCTAGAGGATCTTGACTTTGAGAGACTCTCGAGGATTCAAGCTGAGGTGGATTTTAGACAAAGGGAAGAATTTTATGAGAAGGAGAAAGGAAGATTGAGGGAAAGTTATGAATCTTTGATGAGGGAAGTTAAGGTAAATGGGTTAGCTGAAGGGGTTAGAGTTAGAGAGCTGAGAGAGAAGAATGGTAAGTTGGAGTGTGAAGTTAAGAACTTGAAGGAAAAATGTGTTGAAGATGGGAAGGAAATTGAGGTGTTAAGAGTGAAGAATGATGGGTTAGAGGTTGAGGTTTTAGGGTTGAGGGAGATGAAGGGAAAATGGGAGGAAGATAGCAATGAAATTTGTGTGTTGAGAAAGATGGTTGGTGATTTAGAGAATGAAGTAAGGGAGTTGAGGAAATTGAGGAAAAAATCGTTAGATGATAGTGTTGCGATCGATGAGCTTAAAAGGAAGGTTCGTGTAATGGAGGATGATAAAAATGAGTTGGTTAAACTAgaggttaaaaaagatgaattgGAGGGATCAGTGAAGAAGAATTTGGGAACTATAAGTGAGTTGAGGAAGGAAAATGGTAAATTGGCGGATGAGAAGAGACGAGTTGAGGAATTGCTCGAGTCTTCGAACACGAGGTTTCGCGGACTGAGTGAAAGAGTTAGAAAATTGGAGAATGATATTATCCCTTTGCTGAGTGTTGATGCTTCTGGTGATAGAAAGAATGAGGGGGGACCTTCTGTGAAACCTGTTGTTGCTGATTTTGAAGACAAAGATAGAGATGTTCGTGACAACAAGTTCCGAAATGACACCGGGGAGGAGGCTGAAGATGCTCACCATTCTCCTGAAGTTGCTGTTAGTACTCAGCCACAGAGCAAAGGGGACAAGGGTGCTCAAGGTGCATCACCAG GTGAAAATAGTTGGATGGTATACACAAGAAGGCCCAAGAATACAATTAAGATGACAGGGTCTAGCGAAA GTAAGGGAACAATGCAATTGGAAAAGAATATTGAGATCATAAatcttgttgatgatgatgatgatgatgatgataagtgTATGTCTATGTCTCGAGGAGTACATGAAAAGAAGGTTGTTTTTGGAAATGCGATGAAGATTGAGGATCCAACTCCAAGTTCTACAGTAGCATGGCAACAACAAATCAAGCCTGCAAATCCACTTGACATGTTAAAAAGGAAAATTTCTTTCAGCGACAGTGAAAGCTCTAGTTCTACTTCCTCCTTTGATCCATCGTTTCTTGATAATCTTGCAATAAGCTCTGCAGTATCACATGCTAAAAAGAGAAAAGTGTAG
- the LOC131615714 gene encoding uncharacterized protein LOC131615714 isoform X2, with product MNIEPKTEPGSPPWSIPTNPNNFENKSIEDLIGILRGTYQFEVFDIVEGVLLSRDSSLREEIRLLQENVDLERGKLLEDLDFERLSRIQAEVDFRQREEFYEKEKGRLRESYESLMREVKVNGLAEGVRVRELREKNGKLECEVKNLKEKCVEDGKEIEVLRVKNDGLEVEVLGLREMKGKWEEDSNEICVLRKMVGDLENEVRELRKLRKKSLDDSVAIDELKRKVRVMEDDKNELVKLEVKKDELEGSVKKNLGTISELRKENGKLADEKRRVEELLESSNTRFRGLSERVRKLENDIIPLLSVDASGDRKNEGGPSVKPVVADFEDKDRDVRDNKFRNDTGEEAEDAHHSPEVAVSTQPQSKGDKGAQGASPGKGTMQLEKNIEIINLVDDDDDDDDKCMSMSRGVHEKKVVFGNAMKIEDPTPSSTVAWQQQIKPANPLDMLKRKISFSDSESSSSTSSFDPSFLDNLAISSAVSHAKKRKV from the exons ATGAACATTGAACCCAAAACCGAACCCGGTTCACCACCGTGGTCCATTCCCACGAACCCTAACAACTTCGAAAACAAGTCGATTGAAGATCTTATCGGCATTTTGCGCGGAACGTATCAATTTGAAGTTTTTGATATCGTTGAAGGTGTTTTGTTGAGTAGGGATTCGAGTCTCAGAGAAGAGATTCGACTGTTGCAGGAGAATGTTGATTTGGAAAGAGGAAAGCTTCTAGAGGATCTTGACTTTGAGAGACTCTCGAGGATTCAAGCTGAGGTGGATTTTAGACAAAGGGAAGAATTTTATGAGAAGGAGAAAGGAAGATTGAGGGAAAGTTATGAATCTTTGATGAGGGAAGTTAAGGTAAATGGGTTAGCTGAAGGGGTTAGAGTTAGAGAGCTGAGAGAGAAGAATGGTAAGTTGGAGTGTGAAGTTAAGAACTTGAAGGAAAAATGTGTTGAAGATGGGAAGGAAATTGAGGTGTTAAGAGTGAAGAATGATGGGTTAGAGGTTGAGGTTTTAGGGTTGAGGGAGATGAAGGGAAAATGGGAGGAAGATAGCAATGAAATTTGTGTGTTGAGAAAGATGGTTGGTGATTTAGAGAATGAAGTAAGGGAGTTGAGGAAATTGAGGAAAAAATCGTTAGATGATAGTGTTGCGATCGATGAGCTTAAAAGGAAGGTTCGTGTAATGGAGGATGATAAAAATGAGTTGGTTAAACTAgaggttaaaaaagatgaattgGAGGGATCAGTGAAGAAGAATTTGGGAACTATAAGTGAGTTGAGGAAGGAAAATGGTAAATTGGCGGATGAGAAGAGACGAGTTGAGGAATTGCTCGAGTCTTCGAACACGAGGTTTCGCGGACTGAGTGAAAGAGTTAGAAAATTGGAGAATGATATTATCCCTTTGCTGAGTGTTGATGCTTCTGGTGATAGAAAGAATGAGGGGGGACCTTCTGTGAAACCTGTTGTTGCTGATTTTGAAGACAAAGATAGAGATGTTCGTGACAACAAGTTCCGAAATGACACCGGGGAGGAGGCTGAAGATGCTCACCATTCTCCTGAAGTTGCTGTTAGTACTCAGCCACAGAGCAAAGGGGACAAGGGTGCTCAAGGTGCATCACCAG GTAAGGGAACAATGCAATTGGAAAAGAATATTGAGATCATAAatcttgttgatgatgatgatgatgatgatgataagtgTATGTCTATGTCTCGAGGAGTACATGAAAAGAAGGTTGTTTTTGGAAATGCGATGAAGATTGAGGATCCAACTCCAAGTTCTACAGTAGCATGGCAACAACAAATCAAGCCTGCAAATCCACTTGACATGTTAAAAAGGAAAATTTCTTTCAGCGACAGTGAAAGCTCTAGTTCTACTTCCTCCTTTGATCCATCGTTTCTTGATAATCTTGCAATAAGCTCTGCAGTATCACATGCTAAAAAGAGAAAAGTGTAG